A genomic window from Arthrobacter globiformis includes:
- a CDS encoding IclR family transcriptional regulator domain-containing protein, producing MNASMPAAAELAATDPDYVESLDRGLCVLRAFSEHEEALSVTDVASLVGITRTAARRFALTLEYLGYASQSAEGYRLTPGVLEIGDAYLRSNPLPDAAHPHLDELVRAVGETASLTVLHKRRVYYAGRVAADRIVTANITVGTSVAAYKTATGRILLGDLTPDELEDYLSSIEPAPGFDPNYVRERIEEARRRGWTVADQELTPGIRSVAVPLHDPAGRIVAALNIAAHASRVDAQVLENDFVPLLQSAAQRTAAALWPAAGTAPTRPVLTPADANRPKMRPSDVIQSVERGLSILTAFDEGHPAMNLAQISERCGLPRSAARRFVLTLASLGYLAPQGRSYAPTPLVLELGYSLLSRLSLADVAKPRLEALARKLGASVSIGVLDGMDLRYVARASAPSPLTVNIRPGTRVPAERTAMGQVLLSLLPPAALEDAARSAGRDSTADGLADLQITLAAVREQGWGYVDQLLEAGIRAVAVPLRNRRGEVVAAMSASVHEASTPNRDMTENFLPALRNAAEEFVMDLRDGLDA from the coding sequence GTGAATGCATCGATGCCGGCAGCCGCAGAACTCGCGGCCACAGACCCGGACTATGTGGAGTCCTTGGATCGGGGCCTCTGTGTCCTCAGGGCGTTCAGCGAGCACGAAGAAGCGCTTTCCGTCACGGATGTGGCGTCGCTTGTGGGTATTACGCGTACTGCGGCGCGCAGGTTCGCCCTGACGTTGGAGTACCTGGGTTACGCAAGCCAGTCGGCGGAGGGGTACAGGCTGACGCCCGGGGTGCTCGAGATCGGGGACGCCTACCTTCGCAGCAATCCGCTGCCGGATGCTGCCCATCCCCATCTGGACGAGCTCGTCCGGGCGGTGGGGGAAACAGCCTCCCTGACCGTCCTGCACAAGCGTCGCGTGTATTATGCCGGCCGAGTGGCCGCTGACAGGATCGTCACTGCAAACATCACCGTCGGCACCAGCGTCGCCGCATACAAGACCGCCACCGGCCGCATCCTGCTGGGCGATCTCACTCCAGACGAACTCGAAGACTACCTTTCGTCCATTGAACCCGCGCCTGGCTTCGACCCCAATTACGTGCGGGAACGGATTGAGGAAGCCCGAAGGCGTGGGTGGACGGTGGCCGATCAGGAGCTGACGCCGGGAATCCGGTCAGTGGCCGTTCCCCTGCACGACCCTGCGGGGCGGATCGTTGCCGCCCTGAATATTGCAGCGCACGCCTCGCGGGTAGACGCCCAGGTGCTCGAAAACGACTTTGTTCCGCTGCTCCAGTCCGCTGCACAACGGACCGCGGCCGCCCTCTGGCCAGCCGCCGGGACAGCTCCCACCAGGCCCGTGTTGACGCCTGCGGACGCCAATCGCCCGAAGATGCGCCCATCGGATGTCATCCAGTCGGTAGAACGCGGATTGTCCATCCTCACCGCTTTCGACGAGGGCCACCCGGCCATGAACCTGGCACAGATCTCCGAGCGGTGTGGACTCCCGCGATCAGCGGCGCGTCGCTTCGTCCTGACCCTGGCCTCCCTTGGCTACCTCGCACCGCAGGGACGCAGCTACGCTCCCACTCCACTGGTCCTGGAGCTGGGGTACTCCCTGCTGTCCCGGCTTTCGCTCGCAGACGTGGCCAAGCCACGCCTCGAAGCATTGGCCCGAAAACTCGGAGCGTCCGTTTCCATCGGCGTTCTCGACGGCATGGACCTGCGCTACGTAGCCAGGGCCAGCGCACCGAGCCCCTTGACCGTGAACATTCGCCCAGGCACCCGGGTCCCCGCAGAGCGCACGGCCATGGGCCAGGTCCTCTTGTCCCTCCTGCCCCCCGCTGCCCTTGAGGACGCGGCGCGTTCCGCGGGCAGAGACAGTACTGCTGACGGCCTGGCAGACCTGCAGATCACACTGGCGGCCGTCCGAGAGCAGGGATGGGGCTACGTTGACCAGTTGCTCGAGGCGGGAATACGTGCCGTCGCAGTCCCCCTTCGGAACCGCCGAGGCGAGGTCGTAGCCGCCATGAGCGCCTCGGTGCACGAAGCCTCAACACCGAACCGGGACATGACCGAGAACTTCCTGCCGGCCCTGCGTAACGCCGCCGAGGAGTTCGTCATGGATCTGAGGGATGGCCTAGACGCCTAG
- a CDS encoding MFS transporter — MTALEPARVSSDLDPSKRPYRWLVLVLCWLAFTMTSVDRSTWGPASISIGDDLSVPLASLGLFATFYYIGYVVSNAGSGFLTDKLGGRLLIAVSLVGAGASMMLFGSTTSAWVGMAVQAVIGLFAGAEYAAGIKLISSWFRPEELGKAMGIYTSATSLGVVVANTAVPYLIKHYSWHASYLLFGGISILAGIACYLMLTPGPVVAKRANRAEGRSVLIELGRNKNLLLLALAGFGGFWGTYGFITWSNALMIKGHGIDPTIAGGIVAVYGALGVFGKPLIGWIADKFNGARRVPAMVVLGCFAVMLVVFGMLDNALAFFIAAPLLGLGAYCYLPLIVALVPRLVSSRVLGGAAGITNAMWQIGSVLVPLAVGAVFAATDNSFMAALITLAAGPFLGMIIMYFVNERPDDVEIAVKADAKA, encoded by the coding sequence ATGACTGCCCTTGAACCTGCACGAGTCTCCTCTGATCTCGATCCATCCAAGCGCCCCTACCGCTGGCTGGTCCTAGTCCTTTGCTGGCTGGCCTTCACCATGACTTCCGTTGACCGTTCCACCTGGGGTCCGGCGTCCATCTCTATTGGTGACGACCTCAGCGTGCCCCTGGCAAGCCTGGGCCTTTTTGCCACCTTCTACTACATTGGCTACGTCGTCTCGAATGCCGGCAGTGGATTTCTCACGGATAAGCTTGGCGGACGCCTCCTCATCGCGGTGTCCCTTGTCGGTGCCGGAGCGTCCATGATGCTCTTCGGGTCCACGACGTCCGCGTGGGTCGGAATGGCCGTCCAGGCGGTCATCGGCCTCTTCGCGGGAGCCGAATACGCCGCCGGCATCAAATTGATTTCCAGCTGGTTCCGTCCCGAGGAACTCGGCAAGGCCATGGGGATCTACACCTCGGCAACGTCGCTGGGCGTCGTGGTGGCGAACACCGCCGTGCCCTACCTCATCAAGCACTACTCCTGGCATGCCTCCTATCTGCTTTTCGGTGGCATTTCCATCCTGGCCGGCATCGCCTGCTACCTCATGCTCACGCCAGGCCCGGTCGTGGCCAAAAGGGCCAACCGCGCCGAAGGCCGGTCCGTCCTTATCGAACTGGGACGCAACAAAAACCTTCTGCTCCTGGCGTTGGCAGGCTTCGGCGGCTTCTGGGGGACCTACGGATTCATCACCTGGTCCAACGCCCTCATGATCAAGGGGCACGGCATCGACCCGACGATCGCCGGTGGCATCGTGGCTGTCTATGGGGCCCTCGGCGTCTTCGGCAAGCCCCTCATCGGCTGGATCGCCGATAAGTTCAACGGCGCCCGCAGGGTTCCCGCGATGGTCGTCCTCGGCTGCTTCGCCGTCATGCTCGTCGTCTTCGGCATGCTGGACAACGCCCTGGCCTTCTTCATCGCCGCCCCGCTGCTCGGTCTCGGGGCCTACTGCTACCTCCCGCTCATCGTGGCCCTCGTACCCCGCCTCGTGAGCAGCCGCGTTCTCGGCGGAGCTGCCGGAATTACAAACGCCATGTGGCAAATCGGAAGCGTCCTCGTCCCCTTGGCAGTGGGCGCCGTCTTCGCCGCAACCGACAACTCCTTCATGGCCGCCCTCATCACGCTTGCCGCCGGCCCCTTCCTCGGCATGATCATCATGTACTTCGTGAATGAGCGCCCCGACGACGTTGAAATCGCCGTAAAAGCCGACGCAAAAGCCTAG
- a CDS encoding ATP-binding cassette domain-containing protein codes for MTFRPAPLRAAAALAVVFIAARVIYRILFNGAGIGDTVLLNIPAIPLPAPYAHVVLLGPVTAAGLWQAVLSALPIAGMILGFGILNAWVDVARGFVHLARRGPMQGIARMLVVAWAALPALADAVGSVRLAFRLRGERFGPRALVPILERTLEHAGRVAAALELRGFGSRAPHQPVRGNDAPLLVQDAQFCVGDAQVRVAGFAPPNGSITVITGPTGSGKSTILRGIAGLLSHVDGGEISGTVRVAGTDRATTPPRDTARLIGVVLQNPRAAFATTRVRDEIGLALELGGMASGTANVRVLEVSESIGVSALLDRNVSTLSAGEATLVAIAAAVVEQPPLLLVDEPLADLDTAARGHVIAVLNALAREAGVCVIVAEHRAEPLVPVADSWWTIDDGALVPGVAPSPPSPAAVAGPAPVQPVVHAPVLTATKLAVHRQGTPLVREASLTLHRGEVVALVGPNGAGKSSLLVALALGEGTGGEGTGGVHTVDGGTVDGGRVALVPDASDDLFTRDTVAGELRAAERRLARIRRHSDRRQSDRRHSDRTGGEQLPPEPADSRLARLRGDVRIPIGHEHPRDLSAGERRILAIALQTMDDPQVLLIDEPTRGLDPAARAAVSAALRAAADAGAAVLIATHDLGFARGLGARILPMRAGVAPSSEPEAATASAATAQHIETARHIETSQRIAAPRFTDRRTEIPAAKKARRLRMPRGVELAILAAANLVALAAFCWPLLAAALPEDAAAALPYAALAIAPLAVVAIVVSLDGSVSSAHTVALLGVLAAVGSAVRVASTGVGGVEAVFILLILAGRAFGARFGMLLGAATIAVSSALWSGIGPWTPFQIFACAWVGAGAGLLPRRVRGRAELWMLCGYGVVASYLFGLLTNLWFWPFAVGAGTGISYVAGAPLGTNLSSFLLYSLLTSTAGWDTLRAVTTIIGIAVVGRAILAALRRVKPVSSPGERAARAQAIQDRDQHQLTP; via the coding sequence ATGACCTTCCGGCCCGCGCCGTTACGCGCAGCGGCGGCTCTCGCCGTCGTCTTCATCGCGGCGCGGGTCATCTACCGCATCCTTTTCAACGGGGCGGGCATCGGTGACACGGTTCTGCTCAACATACCGGCGATCCCGCTGCCTGCCCCGTACGCCCATGTGGTCCTCCTCGGCCCGGTAACGGCAGCAGGCCTGTGGCAGGCGGTCCTGTCGGCCCTGCCGATTGCCGGAATGATCCTCGGTTTCGGCATCCTCAACGCCTGGGTGGACGTGGCCCGCGGCTTCGTGCACCTGGCCCGCCGCGGCCCCATGCAGGGCATTGCCCGGATGCTTGTGGTGGCGTGGGCGGCGCTCCCGGCACTCGCCGACGCCGTGGGCTCCGTGCGGCTGGCTTTCCGATTGCGGGGCGAACGCTTCGGACCCCGCGCCCTTGTTCCCATACTCGAGCGCACCCTCGAGCACGCTGGCCGGGTCGCCGCGGCCCTGGAGCTGCGGGGCTTCGGGAGCCGGGCGCCGCACCAACCCGTCCGCGGCAATGACGCACCGCTGCTCGTCCAGGACGCACAATTCTGCGTTGGCGACGCGCAGGTGCGCGTCGCCGGGTTCGCACCGCCAAACGGGTCAATTACGGTCATTACCGGACCGACAGGCTCCGGCAAGTCCACGATCCTGCGGGGTATCGCGGGCCTCCTCTCACACGTTGACGGCGGGGAAATTTCCGGCACGGTGCGCGTCGCCGGAACGGACCGTGCCACCACGCCGCCGCGCGATACCGCCCGCCTCATCGGCGTCGTATTGCAGAATCCCCGCGCTGCCTTCGCCACCACCCGGGTCCGGGACGAAATCGGCCTCGCCCTTGAGCTGGGCGGCATGGCATCCGGGACCGCCAACGTCCGGGTGCTGGAGGTCTCGGAGAGTATCGGGGTGTCGGCGCTGCTGGACCGGAACGTCAGCACCCTCTCGGCCGGTGAGGCAACGCTCGTAGCCATTGCCGCCGCCGTGGTGGAGCAACCGCCCCTCCTCCTGGTGGACGAGCCCCTGGCCGACCTTGACACCGCAGCACGCGGACACGTCATCGCCGTGCTCAACGCCCTCGCCCGCGAAGCGGGCGTCTGCGTCATCGTGGCGGAGCACCGGGCGGAACCGCTCGTGCCCGTTGCCGACTCGTGGTGGACCATCGACGACGGCGCCCTGGTGCCGGGTGTTGCGCCATCGCCGCCGTCGCCCGCTGCCGTTGCCGGTCCGGCGCCGGTACAGCCAGTTGTGCACGCACCCGTCCTGACTGCCACGAAGCTCGCGGTGCACCGCCAGGGCACGCCGCTGGTGCGCGAGGCATCCCTGACCCTGCACCGCGGTGAAGTGGTGGCCCTGGTGGGGCCGAACGGGGCCGGGAAGTCGTCCCTCCTGGTCGCGCTCGCCCTTGGTGAAGGCACTGGCGGTGAAGGCACTGGCGGTGTACACACGGTCGACGGCGGCACGGTCGACGGCGGCCGCGTCGCCCTTGTCCCGGATGCCTCGGACGACCTCTTCACACGGGATACCGTCGCCGGAGAGCTCCGGGCCGCCGAGCGGCGCTTGGCGCGCATTCGGCGTCATTCAGACAGGCGTCAGTCAGACAGGCGTCATTCAGATAGGACGGGCGGCGAACAGCTTCCCCCTGAGCCTGCGGATTCACGTCTTGCCCGTCTGCGGGGCGACGTCCGGATTCCGATTGGCCACGAGCATCCCCGGGACCTCTCTGCCGGGGAGCGCCGGATCCTTGCCATCGCGCTTCAGACAATGGACGACCCCCAGGTACTTCTGATCGATGAGCCCACCCGCGGACTCGATCCCGCGGCGCGCGCAGCAGTCTCCGCGGCGCTGCGCGCCGCAGCGGACGCCGGTGCGGCGGTCCTGATCGCCACGCACGATCTCGGTTTTGCGCGCGGCCTTGGCGCCCGGATCCTCCCGATGCGCGCCGGCGTCGCACCCTCATCCGAGCCAGAAGCCGCCACAGCCAGTGCGGCCACGGCGCAGCACATCGAAACAGCACGGCACATCGAAACATCGCAACGCATCGCTGCACCACGGTTCACCGACCGCCGAACAGAGATTCCAGCTGCGAAAAAGGCCCGCCGCCTCCGGATGCCGCGGGGCGTCGAGCTCGCAATTCTCGCCGCTGCGAACCTCGTGGCCCTCGCTGCGTTCTGCTGGCCGCTGCTTGCTGCGGCCCTCCCGGAGGATGCCGCCGCGGCCCTCCCCTACGCGGCGCTGGCCATTGCGCCGCTCGCCGTCGTCGCCATCGTGGTGTCCCTCGACGGCTCGGTCAGCTCCGCGCATACGGTGGCGTTGCTCGGTGTCCTGGCCGCCGTCGGTTCGGCAGTGCGGGTGGCGAGCACTGGCGTCGGGGGTGTGGAGGCAGTCTTTATCCTGCTGATCCTGGCCGGCCGGGCCTTCGGTGCCCGCTTCGGGATGCTCCTCGGCGCCGCCACCATCGCCGTCTCAAGCGCCTTGTGGAGCGGCATCGGGCCTTGGACACCGTTCCAGATATTCGCCTGTGCGTGGGTGGGCGCGGGGGCCGGGCTGCTTCCCCGCCGGGTGCGGGGACGAGCCGAACTGTGGATGCTGTGCGGCTACGGCGTTGTGGCGTCCTACCTGTTCGGCCTGCTGACCAACCTGTGGTTCTGGCCCTTCGCAGTCGGTGCCGGCACCGGCATCTCCTACGTGGCCGGCGCACCGCTGGGCACCAATCTCTCCAGCTTCCTGCTCTACTCGCTGTTGACGTCGACGGCGGGCTGGGACACATTGCGTGCCGTCACCACGATCATCGGAATCGCTGTGGTGGGGCGGGCCATTCTCGCCGCACTCCGGCGGGTGAAGCCGGTCTCCAGCCCGGGCGAACGCGCCGCCCGGGCCCAAGCCATTCAGGACAGGGACCAGCACCAACTCACACCTTGA
- the metH gene encoding methionine synthase, protein MPRFALDIDSVPRPVRSQELLDAVNHRVVIADGAMGTMLQGRELSLEKDFLGLEGCNEILNDTRPDVLADIHDAYFATGIDAVETNTFGANWSNLSDYGIDDRIEELARKGAEIARERAEAAEKTDGRMRWVLGSMGPGTKLPSLGHTSYDYLKQTFALQAEGLIDGGADAFLIETSQDLLQTKAAVNGCKQAIVTRGVRLPIFVEVTVETTGTMLMGSEIGAALTALEPLGVDAIGLNCATGPDEMSEHLRHLSKQSSVAIACMPNAGLPVLGANGAHYPLSPTELATAHEQFVREFGLGLVGGCCGTTPEHMAAVVERLAPFRTSAAVTGGGRGADGGRLPTEREAGIASLYHHVPFDQESSYLAIGERTNANGSKAFRQAMLEERWDDCVDIAREQVRVGAHLLDVCIDYVGRDGVADIKEVVSRFASASTLPLVIDSTEPPVLQAGLEHIGGRPVVNSVNYEDGDGPDSRFARIMPLVKEHGTAVIALTIDEHGQARTTEGKVAIASRLIDALVGEWGMRVEDIIVDCLTFPIATGQEETRRDAIETIEAIRQITTKYPGIHTTLGVSNVSFGLNPAARIVLNSVFLHEAVQAGLSSGIIDAAKIVPLASLPEEQRQVALDLVWDRREYDADGNVTYDPLARILDLFAGVDSAALKDQRAAELAALPTGERLQRRIIDGEGKGLEEDLDLARSEGMTPLGIINDQLLEGMKVVGERFGAGEMQLPFVLQSAEVMKNAVALLEPHMEKSDASGKGTMVIATVRGDVHDIGKNLVDIILTNNGYKVINIGIKQPIADIIAAAEEHDADVIGMSGLLVKSTVVMKENLAELQSRGLAKKWPIILGGAALTRAYVEQDLAEQFEGTVRYAKDAFEGLALMEPLVQVARGAAPDAVGLPPLKKRIHKGGAKLTVTEPEAMPGRSDVAADNPVPSPPFWGTRIVRGVALHDYAALLDERATFMGQWGLKPGRGDDGDSYEELVEREGRPRLRYWLDRILAEGMLDASVAYGYFPVVSEGEQVVVLHHGEDHDGVLGTAGLLAPDGGSGGPIGTERLRFDFPRQRRDRHLCLADFVRSRESAQIDVLPIQLVTAGSKIEEVTSELFAGNHYRDYYELNGLVMQLTEALAEFWHARIRSELGFAAEEPKDKAGYFKLDYRGARFSLGYPACPDMEDRRKVTELLRPERMGVILSDELMLHPEQSTDAFVFHHPEAKYFKV, encoded by the coding sequence ATGCCTCGTTTCGCGCTAGATATCGACTCCGTCCCCCGCCCCGTCCGTTCACAGGAGCTCCTGGATGCCGTGAACCATCGGGTCGTCATCGCCGACGGTGCGATGGGCACCATGCTGCAGGGGCGGGAACTCTCGCTCGAGAAGGACTTCCTGGGGCTGGAAGGCTGCAACGAGATCCTCAACGACACGCGTCCGGACGTCCTCGCGGACATCCACGACGCGTACTTCGCTACAGGCATCGACGCCGTCGAAACCAACACCTTCGGCGCCAACTGGTCCAACCTCTCCGACTACGGCATCGACGACCGGATTGAAGAGCTGGCCCGCAAGGGTGCAGAGATCGCCCGTGAGCGCGCAGAGGCGGCAGAAAAAACAGACGGACGGATGCGGTGGGTCCTGGGCTCGATGGGGCCCGGCACCAAGCTTCCCAGCCTCGGGCACACCAGCTACGACTACCTCAAACAGACCTTCGCCCTGCAGGCCGAGGGCCTCATCGACGGGGGAGCGGATGCCTTCCTCATCGAGACCAGCCAGGACCTCCTGCAGACCAAAGCCGCGGTCAACGGGTGCAAACAGGCCATCGTGACCCGCGGCGTCCGGCTCCCGATCTTCGTCGAGGTGACCGTCGAGACCACCGGAACCATGCTGATGGGATCCGAGATCGGCGCGGCGCTCACCGCGCTCGAGCCGCTCGGCGTCGACGCCATCGGCCTGAACTGCGCCACCGGGCCGGACGAGATGAGCGAACACCTCCGCCACCTCTCCAAACAGTCCTCCGTCGCCATCGCCTGCATGCCCAACGCAGGCCTCCCGGTCCTTGGCGCCAACGGCGCGCACTACCCGCTCTCGCCCACCGAACTCGCCACCGCGCACGAGCAGTTCGTGCGGGAATTCGGACTGGGCCTCGTGGGCGGATGCTGCGGCACGACGCCGGAACACATGGCCGCCGTCGTCGAACGCCTTGCGCCCTTCCGCACGAGCGCCGCCGTCACCGGCGGCGGGAGGGGCGCCGACGGCGGCCGCCTTCCCACCGAGCGTGAAGCAGGCATCGCGTCCCTCTACCATCATGTGCCGTTCGACCAGGAGTCCTCGTACCTTGCCATTGGTGAGCGCACCAATGCGAACGGTTCGAAGGCCTTCCGCCAGGCGATGCTGGAAGAACGCTGGGACGACTGCGTCGATATCGCCCGCGAGCAGGTCCGTGTTGGCGCGCACCTGCTCGACGTCTGCATTGACTACGTGGGGCGCGACGGCGTCGCCGACATCAAGGAGGTCGTCTCACGTTTCGCGTCGGCCTCCACCCTCCCGCTCGTCATCGACTCCACCGAACCGCCCGTGCTGCAAGCCGGTCTCGAACACATCGGCGGGCGCCCGGTAGTCAACTCCGTCAACTATGAAGACGGCGACGGCCCGGACAGCCGTTTCGCGCGCATCATGCCGCTCGTGAAGGAACACGGCACCGCCGTGATCGCCCTGACCATCGACGAGCATGGCCAGGCGCGCACCACCGAAGGCAAGGTGGCGATCGCCTCGCGCCTCATCGACGCCCTGGTGGGTGAATGGGGTATGCGCGTTGAAGACATCATCGTCGACTGCCTGACCTTCCCCATCGCCACCGGCCAGGAAGAGACCCGCCGCGATGCCATCGAAACGATCGAGGCCATCCGCCAGATCACCACGAAGTATCCCGGCATCCACACCACGCTCGGCGTCTCGAACGTCTCCTTCGGCCTGAACCCGGCAGCGCGCATCGTCCTGAACTCGGTGTTCCTGCACGAGGCCGTGCAGGCGGGCCTGTCCAGCGGCATCATCGACGCCGCCAAGATCGTGCCGCTCGCTTCCCTTCCGGAGGAGCAGCGCCAGGTGGCGCTGGACCTCGTCTGGGACCGCCGCGAATACGACGCCGACGGCAACGTCACCTACGACCCCCTGGCGCGCATCCTGGACCTCTTCGCCGGCGTCGACTCGGCAGCGCTTAAGGACCAGCGCGCGGCGGAACTTGCGGCGCTGCCCACCGGCGAACGCCTGCAGCGGCGCATCATCGACGGCGAGGGCAAGGGCCTCGAAGAGGACCTCGACCTGGCGCGCAGCGAAGGCATGACCCCGCTCGGCATCATCAACGACCAGCTGCTCGAGGGCATGAAAGTTGTGGGCGAGCGCTTCGGCGCCGGCGAGATGCAGCTCCCGTTCGTGCTGCAGTCCGCCGAGGTGATGAAGAACGCGGTCGCGCTGCTCGAGCCGCACATGGAGAAGTCCGACGCCTCCGGTAAGGGCACCATGGTGATCGCCACCGTGCGCGGCGATGTGCACGACATCGGCAAGAACCTGGTGGACATCATCCTCACCAACAACGGCTACAAAGTGATCAACATTGGCATCAAGCAGCCGATCGCCGACATCATCGCCGCCGCCGAGGAGCACGACGCCGACGTGATCGGCATGTCCGGGCTGCTCGTGAAGTCCACGGTGGTGATGAAGGAGAACCTCGCAGAACTGCAGTCCCGTGGGCTCGCGAAGAAGTGGCCAATCATCCTCGGCGGTGCAGCCCTCACCCGCGCCTACGTGGAGCAGGACCTGGCGGAACAGTTTGAGGGAACCGTCAGGTACGCCAAGGACGCCTTCGAGGGCCTGGCACTCATGGAACCGCTGGTGCAGGTGGCCCGCGGCGCCGCGCCGGACGCCGTCGGCCTTCCGCCCCTGAAGAAGCGGATCCACAAGGGAGGCGCGAAGCTCACGGTGACCGAACCGGAGGCCATGCCCGGCCGATCCGACGTGGCCGCCGACAACCCTGTGCCCTCGCCGCCGTTCTGGGGTACCCGCATTGTGCGCGGCGTGGCACTCCACGACTACGCAGCGTTGCTCGACGAGCGCGCCACCTTCATGGGGCAGTGGGGACTCAAGCCCGGCCGCGGCGATGACGGCGACTCCTACGAGGAACTGGTGGAACGCGAGGGCCGGCCGCGCCTGCGGTACTGGCTGGACCGCATCCTCGCCGAGGGAATGCTTGACGCGTCCGTCGCGTACGGCTATTTCCCGGTGGTCTCCGAGGGGGAACAGGTGGTGGTGCTGCACCACGGGGAGGACCACGACGGCGTCCTCGGCACTGCGGGACTGCTCGCCCCCGATGGTGGCTCAGGCGGTCCGATCGGCACCGAGCGGCTGCGTTTCGACTTCCCGCGCCAGCGCCGGGACCGGCACCTCTGCCTCGCCGACTTCGTGCGCTCGCGCGAATCGGCGCAGATCGACGTCCTGCCGATCCAGCTGGTCACCGCCGGCTCGAAGATCGAAGAGGTGACTTCCGAACTGTTCGCCGGGAACCACTACCGCGACTACTACGAGCTCAACGGCCTGGTCATGCAGCTCACCGAGGCGCTCGCGGAATTCTGGCACGCGCGCATCCGCTCCGAGCTGGGCTTCGCAGCCGAGGAGCCGAAGGATAAGGCAGGGTACTTCAAGCTCGATTACCGCGGTGCGCGGTTCTCGCTCGGATACCCCGCGTGTCCTGACATGGAGGACCGCCGCAAGGTGACGGAGCTGCTGCGTCCCGAGCGGATGGGCGTGATCCTCAGTGATGAGCTGATGCTGCACCCCGAACAGTCCACCGACGCGTTCGTGTTCCACCACCCGGAGGCGAAGTACTTCAAGGTGTGA
- a CDS encoding TetR/AcrR family transcriptional regulator has translation MKNAGSGGRGRPGLSREKVLQEALELADRDGIAALSIRSLAQRMGTKPMTLYYYVANKDQILDGLVDLVFTEIDTPEAGAEWKEQMRRRAHSAREVLRRHPWAVGLLESRKAPGPATLKHHEATLGTLRAAGFTVQQTARAYSLLDSYIYGFALQEAALPLAGNEPMAEVAGPIMERFATGEYPHMVEIATQVIMQPGYDYANEFAYGLELILDALEPAPAG, from the coding sequence ATGAAGAACGCAGGCTCGGGTGGCAGGGGGCGGCCGGGGCTCAGTCGCGAAAAGGTACTGCAGGAAGCGCTGGAGTTGGCGGACAGGGACGGCATCGCTGCCCTGTCGATCCGTTCTCTCGCCCAGAGGATGGGAACCAAGCCGATGACGCTCTACTACTACGTGGCCAACAAGGACCAGATCCTTGACGGCCTCGTGGACCTCGTCTTCACCGAGATCGACACCCCGGAGGCTGGGGCTGAGTGGAAGGAACAGATGCGCCGGCGGGCCCACTCGGCGCGCGAAGTGCTGCGCCGGCATCCATGGGCGGTCGGGCTGCTGGAATCCCGTAAAGCTCCCGGCCCGGCGACCCTCAAGCACCACGAGGCAACCCTGGGGACACTGCGCGCCGCGGGCTTTACCGTGCAGCAGACCGCCCGGGCCTACTCGCTCCTGGACAGCTACATCTACGGGTTCGCCCTCCAGGAAGCCGCACTGCCCCTAGCCGGCAACGAGCCGATGGCGGAGGTGGCCGGTCCAATCATGGAACGCTTCGCGACCGGCGAATACCCGCACATGGTCGAGATCGCCACGCAGGTCATCATGCAGCCCGGCTACGACTACGCCAACGAATTCGCCTACGGGCTGGAGCTGATCCTCGACGCGTTGGAACCGGCACCGGCCGGCTAG